A window of Streptomyces gilvosporeus contains these coding sequences:
- a CDS encoding dynamin family protein, whose amino-acid sequence MATLDVRPRLLEALSVLRDRVDAACFPLPLRGAARARRNRSELLAQLDDYVIPRLRSPQAPLLAVIGGSTGAGKSTLVNSLVGRRVSEAGVLRPTTRTPVLVCHPDDERWFAGQRVLPQLTRVWVPEQDDGGGHGEGAGADRRAPGEAEYDYEEEAGGPYGSEQAMPTVRIETDPALPSGLALLDAPDIDSLVAGNRELAAELICAADVWVLVTTAARYADAVPWHLLRTAKEYDVTLVTVLDRVPHQIVTDISARYAEMLHHAGLGHVPRFTIPELPESAGGGSGLLPATAVAALRDWLERHAQDPVARRAAADRTASGVIASLRSRLPALAGAAAAQHAAALRLAGRVEEAYEGAAERVRQEVASGEVLAGDARAHWHGHGSGGRPEELLDALTQGLTSLLTCAVEEADERAAETWRRDPAAADLAEPAAAAAEGAADRIGVTVRRWRRCLEELAEEERGEARGGPGGERAASASPEESAALLAAALLGGRRARTAGENLAELLGAQAALRLCDRGSRLLATYLARALDGERERRLAPLDRLAVPPEQQAELIAALSVLQRETQRERQREMEPMREAERVVSG is encoded by the coding sequence GTGGCGACCTTGGATGTACGACCCCGGCTCCTCGAAGCGCTGTCCGTACTGCGCGATCGCGTCGACGCCGCATGCTTCCCGCTGCCGCTACGGGGCGCGGCCCGGGCCCGGCGCAACCGGTCCGAGCTGCTCGCCCAGCTCGACGACTATGTGATTCCCCGACTGCGGTCTCCGCAGGCCCCGCTGCTCGCCGTGATCGGCGGCTCCACCGGGGCGGGCAAGTCCACCCTGGTCAATTCGCTGGTGGGGCGGCGGGTGTCGGAGGCGGGGGTGCTGCGGCCGACGACGCGTACCCCGGTGCTGGTCTGCCATCCCGACGACGAGCGCTGGTTCGCCGGGCAGCGGGTGCTGCCGCAGCTGACCCGGGTGTGGGTGCCCGAGCAGGACGACGGCGGCGGCCACGGCGAGGGCGCCGGAGCCGACCGCCGGGCCCCGGGGGAGGCGGAGTACGACTACGAGGAGGAGGCCGGCGGCCCGTACGGGAGCGAGCAGGCGATGCCCACCGTGCGGATCGAGACGGATCCGGCGCTGCCCAGTGGGCTGGCGCTGCTGGACGCCCCGGACATCGACTCGCTGGTGGCCGGTAACCGGGAGCTGGCCGCCGAGCTGATCTGCGCGGCCGATGTCTGGGTGCTGGTGACCACGGCGGCCCGCTACGCGGACGCGGTGCCCTGGCATCTGCTGCGTACGGCCAAGGAGTACGACGTCACGCTGGTGACCGTGCTCGACCGGGTGCCGCATCAGATCGTCACCGACATCTCCGCCCGGTATGCCGAGATGCTGCACCATGCGGGGCTCGGGCATGTGCCCCGGTTCACGATTCCCGAGCTGCCCGAATCGGCGGGCGGCGGCAGCGGGTTGCTGCCGGCCACGGCGGTCGCCGCGCTGCGCGACTGGCTCGAGCGGCACGCCCAGGACCCGGTCGCCCGCCGCGCGGCGGCCGACCGCACGGCCTCCGGGGTGATCGCCTCGCTGCGCAGCCGGCTGCCCGCGCTGGCCGGTGCGGCCGCCGCCCAGCACGCCGCGGCGCTGCGGCTGGCCGGCCGGGTCGAGGAGGCGTACGAGGGGGCCGCGGAGCGGGTACGGCAGGAGGTCGCGTCCGGTGAGGTGCTGGCCGGGGACGCCCGGGCGCACTGGCACGGACACGGGTCCGGCGGACGGCCGGAGGAGCTGCTGGACGCACTGACGCAGGGCTTGACCTCGCTGCTGACCTGCGCCGTCGAGGAGGCGGACGAGCGGGCCGCGGAGACCTGGCGGCGCGATCCGGCGGCGGCGGACCTCGCGGAGCCGGCGGCCGCGGCCGCCGAGGGAGCGGCGGACCGGATCGGTGTGACGGTGCGGCGCTGGCGGCGCTGTCTGGAGGAACTGGCCGAGGAGGAACGGGGCGAGGCGCGCGGTGGCCCCGGGGGCGAGCGGGCGGCATCGGCGTCGCCGGAGGAGTCGGCGGCCCTGCTGGCCGCGGCGCTGCTGGGCGGCCGGCGAGCCCGTACGGCCGGGGAGAACCTCGCCGAACTGCTGGGCGCCCAGGCCGCACTGCGGCTGTGCGACCGGGGCAGCCGGCTGCTGGCGACGTATCTGGCGCGCGCCCTGGACGGCGAACGCGAGCGGCGGCTGGCCCCTCTGGACCGGCTGGCCGTACCGCCCGAGCAGCAGGCCGAGCTGATCGCCGCGCTGTCGGTGCTCCAGAGGGAGACGCAACGGGAGAGGCAACGGGAGATGGAGCCGATGCGGGAGGCGGAGAGGGTGGTGTCGGGGTGA
- a CDS encoding chaplin family protein: protein MITKVIAASAAAGGLLLASAGTTVADSGAKGAAIGSPGVVSGNVLQVPVHIPINVCGNTVGLVGALNAAFHNTCVNVSGHHHGHGGSGAQARGVAAHSPGVLSGNLVQLPVDIPVNACGNSGDVLGILNPAFGNRCANVEGHGHRHHHKQSGHHTPPQHHKPSEHHKPSEHHRQHVTRGHHQMAPPITTPAVGHHRHGVPALPQLAKTGAEERIALGIPVSAALVISGVLLYRRGRRAAARD, encoded by the coding sequence GTGATCACTAAGGTCATCGCCGCTTCGGCTGCCGCCGGCGGCCTGCTGCTCGCGAGCGCGGGCACGACCGTCGCCGACAGCGGCGCCAAGGGGGCCGCCATCGGCTCTCCGGGCGTCGTGTCCGGCAATGTGCTCCAGGTACCCGTCCACATCCCGATCAATGTCTGCGGCAACACGGTCGGGCTGGTCGGAGCGCTCAACGCAGCCTTCCACAACACCTGCGTCAATGTCAGCGGCCACCACCACGGTCACGGTGGGAGCGGCGCCCAAGCCAGAGGTGTGGCCGCGCACTCCCCCGGCGTCCTGTCCGGGAACCTTGTACAGCTTCCGGTGGACATCCCGGTGAACGCGTGCGGCAACTCGGGGGATGTGCTCGGCATTCTCAACCCCGCCTTCGGTAACCGCTGCGCCAACGTCGAAGGGCATGGCCACCGGCACCACCACAAGCAGAGCGGCCATCACACGCCGCCGCAGCACCACAAGCCGTCCGAGCACCACAAGCCGTCGGAGCACCACCGTCAGCATGTGACTCGGGGCCACCACCAGATGGCGCCTCCGATCACCACGCCCGCTGTCGGACACCACCGCCACGGAGTTCCCGCGCTCCCGCAGCTGGCAAAGACCGGTGCGGAAGAAAGGATTGCCCTGGGGATTCCGGTCAGTGCCGCGCTGGTCATCAGCGGCGTCCTGCTGTACCGCCGGGGCCGTCGGGCCGCCGCCCGCGACTAG
- a CDS encoding alpha/beta fold hydrolase: protein MEERVLAFEGFTYHCRILHQDSSQTVPLVMLGGSAQNRHAWRRHEKWLTSWSTMVTVDLPGYGEADFLPASYGLDFLAAAVQHMLTELDMPEVNLIGSCFGGAVALRFAQQYPGFLARLGLVGMTNVIPDDYAEAVPRWKRMLERGDRARIATELVQRFMSPPGTGPVRRHEVVSRLLYAQFMGQSDDEIRMSVEHNTRLMGHEWYRPVPVAAVPSMVVTGEYDTLCTPAMGREVAAALPAASFTTIKEADHLAPVERMAEFCDLITRFCTGQRLTGLPYCNPVETLGTAVRALADEASGIPAAGALARL from the coding sequence GTGGAGGAGCGGGTGCTCGCCTTCGAAGGCTTCACGTATCACTGCCGGATCCTCCATCAGGACTCCTCGCAGACCGTGCCGTTGGTGATGCTGGGTGGTTCCGCGCAGAACCGTCATGCATGGCGGCGGCACGAGAAGTGGCTGACCTCCTGGAGCACGATGGTCACGGTGGACCTCCCGGGATACGGGGAGGCGGATTTCCTGCCCGCCTCCTACGGACTGGACTTCCTCGCCGCGGCCGTTCAGCACATGCTGACGGAACTGGACATGCCCGAGGTCAACCTCATCGGATCCTGCTTCGGTGGGGCCGTCGCCCTGCGCTTCGCCCAGCAGTACCCCGGCTTTCTGGCGCGCCTCGGCCTGGTCGGCATGACCAACGTCATTCCCGATGACTACGCCGAGGCCGTACCGCGCTGGAAGCGCATGCTGGAGCGCGGCGACCGGGCGCGGATCGCCACCGAGCTGGTCCAGCGGTTCATGTCGCCACCGGGCACCGGCCCGGTCCGCAGGCACGAGGTCGTCTCCCGGCTGCTGTATGCGCAGTTCATGGGGCAGTCGGACGACGAGATCAGGATGTCGGTGGAGCACAACACGCGGCTGATGGGGCATGAGTGGTACCGGCCCGTGCCGGTGGCCGCCGTGCCGTCGATGGTGGTCACCGGCGAATACGACACGCTCTGCACTCCGGCCATGGGCCGCGAGGTGGCTGCCGCGCTGCCCGCCGCGTCCTTCACGACCATCAAGGAGGCCGACCATCTGGCTCCGGTGGAGCGGATGGCGGAGTTCTGCGACCTGATCACCAGGTTCTGTACGGGGCAGCGCCTGACGGGGCTGCCGTACTGCAACCCCGTCGAGACGCTGGGCACCGCCGTGCGGGCTTTGGCTGATGAGGCATCAGGCATTCCTGCCGCCGGGGCGCTTGCGCGCCTCTGA